Proteins encoded together in one Altererythrobacter epoxidivorans window:
- a CDS encoding alginate export family protein yields MTRIKYFGGQHRIWATMKTKILSLAAGSLAVLTPATAMAQSGDELPFDPYLDLRYRLEVVDQENLSEDATASTLRIRGGIETDEWNGLSALVEGEAVVRIGPEDFNDTVNGRTQFPVVADPSDVLLNRAFVRWRPHSSVEAVAGRQKVNFDNQRWIGSVDWRQNDQTFDLAQVTVKTVKGASIDYFHAWRVNRIFGPDSPQGIWRDTDIHNVHASYAIPSVGTVSAYGYFLDILDAPAASSQTLGVRLSGAQPLGGGVKLLYAAEYANQRDLGPNLADFSLDYLLIEPGISVAGFTAKAGFERLQGDGAVGLQTPLATLHAFNGWADKFLVTPPDGLRDLYGDISYKFGEGSALKGLLLRGIVHDFGATATDQAYGRELNLLAVYPVRSNVTLLTKFAHYDADGFASDTTKGWLQVQVSF; encoded by the coding sequence TTGACAAGGATCAAATACTTTGGCGGGCAGCATCGTATTTGGGCGACCATGAAAACCAAAATCCTCTCGCTCGCCGCCGGCTCGCTTGCCGTTCTCACACCTGCAACTGCAATGGCGCAATCAGGCGATGAGCTTCCCTTCGATCCCTATCTCGACCTGAGATACCGGCTGGAAGTGGTCGATCAGGAAAACCTGTCAGAAGATGCGACCGCTTCGACGCTCAGGATCAGGGGCGGGATCGAAACCGATGAATGGAATGGCCTTAGCGCTCTGGTCGAAGGCGAGGCAGTGGTCAGGATTGGGCCTGAAGATTTTAACGACACTGTCAACGGTCGCACCCAGTTTCCTGTCGTGGCGGACCCATCAGATGTGTTGCTCAACCGCGCCTTCGTGCGGTGGCGGCCCCATTCATCGGTCGAGGCAGTTGCCGGACGTCAGAAGGTCAATTTCGACAATCAGCGCTGGATCGGTTCAGTCGACTGGCGGCAGAACGACCAGACCTTCGATCTGGCGCAGGTCACAGTGAAGACGGTCAAGGGAGCCTCGATCGATTACTTCCATGCCTGGCGGGTCAATCGCATTTTCGGGCCGGATTCGCCGCAAGGCATCTGGCGTGATACCGACATCCACAATGTCCATGCAAGTTACGCCATCCCCTCGGTCGGCACGGTATCCGCCTATGGTTATTTCCTTGACATACTCGATGCACCTGCTGCGAGTTCGCAAACGCTTGGAGTGCGGCTGTCGGGAGCGCAGCCGCTAGGGGGCGGGGTCAAGCTCCTTTACGCCGCAGAGTACGCGAACCAGCGCGATCTCGGACCGAACCTGGCCGATTTCTCTCTCGATTACCTGCTAATTGAACCCGGCATCTCGGTTGCCGGTTTTACTGCCAAAGCAGGGTTTGAGCGGCTTCAAGGTGACGGCGCTGTTGGCTTGCAAACTCCATTGGCCACGCTCCACGCCTTTAACGGGTGGGCGGACAAATTTCTTGTCACGCCGCCTGATGGTTTGCGCGATCTTTACGGGGATATCAGCTATAAGTTCGGCGAAGGCTCTGCGCTGAAAGGCTTGTTGCTGCGCGGAATAGTCCACGACTTCGGCGCCACTGCGACTGATCAGGCGTATGGCCGCGAATTGAACTTGCTTGCGGTGTATCCAGTTCGGAGCAACGTCACCCTGCTCACGAAGTTCGCGCATTACGATGCGGATGGCTTCGCGTCCGATACCACCAAGGGATGGCTGCAGGTACAGGTTTCTTTCTAG
- a CDS encoding cyclic nucleotide-binding domain-containing protein: MRIGEKPEIARLPLFREMAESQRDIVLAGSYLQVFPPQLTLFEAGQSADFLHVLVDGLVELFVGGNGRDTTMRIVEPVSSFILAAALTDMPYLMSARTLASSRILLIPASQLRRAIGKDSALMQAAMHELALWSRDLVRALTDMKVRQSAERLGNYLLEYSSRSGNREKFELRGEKRLLASLLGMTPENLSRAFGTLKNHGVALDGAQVTIENLERLRLFARPDPVPSDPR; the protein is encoded by the coding sequence ATGAGAATCGGCGAGAAGCCTGAAATCGCGCGGCTTCCGCTGTTTCGGGAGATGGCTGAAAGTCAGCGGGACATTGTGTTGGCCGGCTCCTATTTGCAGGTCTTCCCTCCGCAACTCACCCTGTTCGAGGCGGGACAGAGTGCCGACTTCCTGCACGTGCTCGTTGACGGGCTGGTCGAGCTTTTTGTCGGAGGGAACGGGCGCGATACCACGATGCGAATTGTCGAGCCGGTATCGAGCTTCATTCTTGCCGCTGCGCTGACCGATATGCCCTATCTGATGTCCGCGCGAACGCTTGCATCATCGCGTATTCTTCTTATCCCCGCGAGCCAGTTGCGCCGGGCGATCGGGAAGGATAGCGCCTTGATGCAAGCAGCCATGCACGAACTGGCGCTGTGGTCTCGCGACCTTGTCCGTGCGCTCACCGATATGAAGGTGCGCCAATCGGCTGAGCGACTTGGCAATTACCTGCTGGAATACAGTAGCCGCAGTGGCAATCGGGAGAAATTCGAACTTCGCGGCGAAAAGCGCCTGCTTGCATCGCTGCTCGGGATGACACCGGAAAACCTTTCACGGGCCTTTGGCACCCTCAAGAACCACGGCGTGGCGCTCGATGGAGCACAAGTCACAATCGAGAACCTTGAACGCCTTCGTTTGTTCGCGCGGCCCGACCCTGTGCCAAGTGACCCTCGCTAG